A single genomic interval of Bacteroidota bacterium harbors:
- a CDS encoding DUF1365 domain-containing protein translates to MHNRIEPKPHRFHYNVFTFYIDLDEIDLITKKLWLVSKNKFNVFNFRDKDHIQLPSQKPDTSRNVKQNLCEYLKQNGVDLKTGKVMLLTNLCTFGYQFNPVSFYFCFDEQGKPVCCVPEVGNTFLEIKPYLLDSSTLSGNIFKQRIKKLFYVSPFSDLDTEFDFNVEIPSDKLNIRIDDYKDEKRIFISTLSGSQKELSNLNLLWYSFRFPLITLQVIGLIHWQALKLWFKKTPYHKKDDHKELQQNVLRPYNKK, encoded by the coding sequence ATGCACAACCGCATAGAACCTAAACCACACAGGTTCCATTACAACGTATTTACGTTCTATATCGACCTGGATGAAATCGACCTAATCACCAAAAAGTTATGGTTGGTCAGCAAAAACAAATTCAATGTATTTAATTTTCGTGATAAAGACCATATCCAACTGCCTTCTCAAAAACCCGATACTTCCAGAAATGTAAAACAAAACCTGTGTGAATACTTAAAACAAAACGGTGTTGACTTAAAAACAGGAAAGGTAATGTTGCTTACCAACCTGTGTACATTTGGGTATCAATTCAACCCTGTGTCGTTCTATTTCTGCTTTGATGAACAAGGTAAACCGGTTTGCTGCGTTCCTGAAGTCGGAAATACTTTTCTTGAGATAAAACCATACCTGCTTGACTCCTCTACCCTGTCCGGAAATATATTCAAACAAAGGATAAAGAAGCTATTCTATGTTTCACCATTTAGTGATTTGGACACCGAATTTGATTTCAATGTAGAGATACCATCGGATAAATTAAACATCCGCATCGATGATTATAAGGACGAAAAGCGAATATTCATCAGCACGTTGAGCGGCTCTCAAAAAGAATTATCCAATTTAAACCTGCTTTGGTACAGTTTTCGCTTTCCTCTTATAACACTACAGGTAATAGGCTTAATTCATTGGCAGGCTTTGAAATTATGGTTCAAAAAAACTCCATACCATAAAAAAGATGATCATAAAGAGCTCCAGCAAAATGTATTACGACCCTACAATAAAAAGTGA
- a CDS encoding class I SAM-dependent methyltransferase, translated as MFYSSLLEKNLIPDFLIRIGIRQLLSQRLKEENRGSVEANQQHLMKLIEELKNSPIAIETTAANEQHYEVPTEFYKLCLGKHLKYSSGYWKDGITGIDTSELDMLEITCSRAELKDRQQVLELGCGWGSLSLFMAQKFPESHFTVVSNSRTQKKHIDEQGQQRGLKNLEVITSDMNVFNIDKKFDRIVSVEMFEHMRNYEKLLEKIAGFLNETGKLFVHIFTHKELAYKFEAKDESDWMSKYFFSGGIMPSDDLLLYFNRHFNVEQHWRVSGIHYSKTAEAWLKNMDSNKNKIMPLFEQTYGNNQALKWWVYWRVFFMSCAELWGYNNGNEWMVSHYLLKKVRRQK; from the coding sequence ATGTTTTATTCTTCTTTACTCGAAAAAAATTTAATCCCCGACTTCCTCATACGTATAGGCATCCGTCAATTATTAAGTCAACGTTTAAAAGAAGAGAACCGGGGAAGTGTTGAAGCCAATCAACAACATTTAATGAAATTGATCGAAGAATTAAAAAACTCACCCATTGCCATTGAAACAACAGCCGCAAACGAACAACATTACGAAGTTCCCACTGAATTTTATAAACTATGCCTGGGAAAGCACTTAAAATATTCGAGCGGTTATTGGAAAGACGGAATTACCGGCATTGATACATCAGAGCTGGACATGCTGGAAATAACCTGTTCGCGTGCAGAATTAAAAGATAGGCAACAAGTATTGGAATTAGGCTGCGGCTGGGGTTCTTTGTCGCTATTTATGGCCCAAAAATTTCCGGAAAGTCATTTTACTGTTGTTTCCAACTCCCGTACACAAAAAAAACACATTGATGAACAAGGCCAGCAGAGAGGGTTAAAAAACCTTGAAGTAATTACCTCTGACATGAATGTTTTTAATATTGATAAAAAATTTGACCGTATTGTATCTGTTGAAATGTTTGAACATATGCGCAACTATGAAAAATTACTGGAAAAAATAGCCGGTTTTTTAAATGAGACAGGCAAATTGTTCGTTCATATTTTTACTCACAAAGAGCTCGCGTATAAGTTTGAAGCAAAAGATGAAAGTGACTGGATGAGCAAATACTTTTTTTCGGGGGGCATTATGCCAAGTGATGATCTGCTTCTTTATTTTAATAGGCATTTTAATGTAGAACAGCACTGGCGTGTTAGCGGTATTCATTACAGTAAAACAGCCGAAGCCTGGTTAAAAAATATGGATTCAAATAAAAATAAGATCATGCCGCTATTTGAACAAACGTATGGAAATAATCAAGCCTTAAAATGGTGGGTGTATTGGCGGGTGTTTTTTATGTCTTGCGCTGAGTTATGGGGGTATAATAATGGAAACGAATGGATGGTGAGTCATTATTTGTTAAAAAAAGTAAGAAGGCAGAAGTAA
- a CDS encoding four helix bundle protein, with protein sequence MAEKENDLLDRTFKFGVNCLKFLKSLHDEYIYGIPKVQLAKACTSIGANYEESQGAVSKRDFANKIGISYKEARESVYWLRVLKELYEEEKHQKKFEEFINEGIELRKILATIKKKSSNNP encoded by the coding sequence ATGGCAGAGAAGGAAAATGACCTTTTGGATAGAACGTTTAAATTTGGGGTTAATTGTTTAAAGTTTCTTAAATCTCTTCACGATGAATATATTTATGGAATTCCAAAAGTTCAACTTGCAAAGGCTTGTACCTCCATCGGAGCTAATTATGAAGAATCGCAAGGTGCTGTTTCCAAACGCGATTTTGCCAATAAAATAGGGATCAGCTATAAGGAAGCAAGAGAAAGTGTCTATTGGCTTCGTGTGTTAAAAGAGCTATATGAAGAAGAAAAACACCAAAAAAAATTTGAGGAGTTTATAAATGAAGGAATTGAGCTAAGAAAAATATTAGCCACAATAAAAAAGAAATCTTCCAACAATCCATAA
- a CDS encoding LptF/LptG family permease codes for ANLKMQSMLFDITHSKQAINIKEGIFYNGISGCSIRVGKKVNESNLLKDVMIYDHRAIQGNNKVAFADSGRMQISNDKSVLVITLYNGYSYEDMLNTDQDIRTRPLLRNKFQEQEIRLDLSDFKMNKTDESLFKTNYQMLNITQLKEALDSMRTNTLKRGVETSMQLSNNYYARSMQYLNLEDSSKKYTVQTAELYSSLPLMDKTRILETAINIARSAKTYVETSSEERQVNDQTIRKFEVELHKKFTLSIACLILFFIGAPLGAIIRKGGLGMPVVVSVLFFIIFYIISIMGEKLVKEGTLPAYQGMWLAPVVLLPVGIFLTRKASNDSGLFDVDTYFSGIKKLLLKKQNKSNTPAV; via the coding sequence GCCAACCTTAAAATGCAATCCATGCTATTTGACATTACGCATTCCAAACAGGCCATAAATATTAAGGAAGGTATTTTCTATAATGGCATCAGCGGCTGCAGTATACGTGTCGGAAAAAAAGTGAACGAAAGTAACCTGCTTAAAGATGTGATGATATATGATCACCGGGCGATCCAGGGAAACAACAAAGTTGCCTTTGCCGATTCAGGACGCATGCAGATATCCAATGACAAAAGCGTACTTGTAATTACTTTATACAATGGATACAGTTACGAAGATATGTTGAATACGGATCAGGACATACGTACACGGCCATTACTCAGAAATAAATTCCAGGAACAGGAAATTCGCCTGGACCTCTCCGATTTTAAAATGAACAAGACTGATGAATCACTATTCAAAACAAATTACCAGATGCTTAATATTACCCAGTTAAAAGAAGCGCTGGACTCCATGAGAACCAATACACTAAAACGCGGAGTAGAGACATCAATGCAGCTAAGCAATAATTATTATGCCCGTTCCATGCAATACTTAAATTTGGAGGACAGCTCAAAAAAATACACCGTTCAAACAGCTGAATTATATTCTTCACTTCCTCTCATGGATAAAACCCGCATACTTGAAACTGCTATTAACATAGCCCGATCGGCAAAGACATATGTAGAAACAAGTTCAGAAGAACGGCAGGTAAACGACCAAACCATCCGTAAGTTTGAAGTTGAACTGCATAAAAAATTCACACTTTCTATCGCATGCCTCATTCTGTTCTTTATCGGCGCGCCACTCGGCGCTATCATCCGCAAAGGAGGACTCGGGATGCCGGTTGTAGTTTCGGTTCTATTCTTTATTATATTTTATATTATCTCCATCATGGGTGAAAAACTCGTTAAGGAAGGTACGCTGCCCGCCTACCAGGGTATGTGGCTGGCTCCTGTGGTACTGCTGCCTGTTGGAATTTTCCTGACCCGTAAAGCAAGTAATGATTCAGGATTATTTGACGTCGACACTTATTTTTCAGGTATAAAGAAATTGCTTTTAAAAAAACAAAACAAGTCGAATACTCCCGCTGTTTAA
- a CDS encoding SBBP repeat-containing protein: MKNFAFTLVTVLVSFGVIAKSNPAILAETIKSHISNSSTGFIENNGQMTDMDGKPVSSVLFKSESPGVNLFITGQGLTFQTLKVEEEQHEEKLFPFERAITSPEDIKGEAKENIKIKWERIDVILKGARIKKENILKEGASTHFNQYFLAHCPEGITDVREYEKLIIKDVYPGIDWVFYNSSKKGFKYDFVVNPGANYKKIELLYQSKNPIEINAEGEIELTTQYGDITENAPISFLNEEKIFTRFSKNYEKEIKIKEDKGYETSISFHLQLSTIDSRSLIVIDPNLMWGSYYGGTSYEGFTSVCTDANSNVFVAGYVASTNFPTQNPGGGAYFQGAKTVLNDICVLKFSNIGVRAWATYYGGSGSDNGYSITTDDNNNVFVTGESFSANFPIFNPGGGTYFQAINAGGNDAFILKFSNTGVRLWASYYGGNFDETGESIKTDGSGNVFITGHTRSTNFPTQNPGGTTWFQAANAGGGIPIDVFIVKCTNAGLLLWSTYYGGTGRDFGMSLVTDGSGNVLITGWTDSPNFPTLNPGGGSYYQAANAGGFSDILILKFTNVGVLLWSTYYGGNALDQGEAITIDGNGNIFIGGNTGSPDFPTLNSGGSSYYQGALGGGWYDLIILKFNNSGALIWATYYGGTGTDSMFGGYERDCQMITDCSGNIYLTGCTTSNNFPTLNPGSGFFVGAYSGGGTYGDVFILQFNNSGVRLWATYNGTSSDDHGNALAVDPTGCLLVVGEWKNTGSNGLTNPGGGAYYDNAWGGSDDSFIMKFSSSNFLSVTAVSTNASCGTNGSAIASATGGISTLTYSWSNGTTGQTATGLAAGNYTVTVTDANSCTITATATATIISPPSLTGQFTKATANCSGCGCKEWIMITASGGTSPYTYTWPDGYDKRYKNHLCPGAYTINIKDKNGCSIDVSLTAP; this comes from the coding sequence ATGAAAAACTTCGCTTTTACACTTGTTACTGTGCTTGTCAGCTTTGGAGTTATTGCAAAATCTAATCCGGCAATTTTAGCAGAGACGATTAAAAGTCATATTTCAAATTCATCAACAGGTTTTATCGAAAATAATGGGCAGATGACGGATATGGATGGCAAACCTGTTTCTTCCGTACTATTCAAATCCGAATCACCCGGTGTAAATCTATTTATTACCGGCCAAGGCTTAACTTTCCAAACTTTGAAAGTTGAAGAAGAACAACATGAGGAAAAATTATTCCCCTTTGAAAGAGCTATTACAAGTCCAGAGGATATAAAAGGTGAAGCCAAAGAAAACATTAAAATAAAATGGGAACGCATAGATGTAATACTAAAGGGAGCAAGGATAAAAAAAGAAAATATTTTGAAAGAAGGTGCAAGCACCCATTTCAATCAATACTTTTTGGCGCACTGCCCTGAGGGCATTACCGATGTAAGAGAGTATGAAAAATTAATTATCAAAGATGTGTATCCGGGTATCGACTGGGTATTTTATAATTCAAGTAAAAAAGGATTTAAATACGATTTTGTAGTTAATCCCGGAGCCAATTATAAGAAGATAGAGTTGCTTTACCAAAGCAAAAATCCAATCGAAATAAATGCAGAAGGGGAAATAGAACTAACTACCCAATATGGTGATATAACTGAAAACGCACCGATAAGTTTTTTAAACGAAGAGAAAATATTCACTCGATTTTCCAAAAATTACGAAAAAGAAATAAAAATAAAAGAGGACAAAGGATATGAAACTTCTATATCATTTCATCTTCAATTGTCAACCATCGACAGTCGATCATTAATTGTTATAGATCCCAACCTGATGTGGGGAAGTTATTACGGAGGGACTAGTTATGAAGGTTTTACTTCTGTATGTACTGATGCCAATAGTAATGTTTTTGTTGCAGGATATGTTGCATCCACTAATTTCCCCACTCAAAACCCGGGAGGAGGAGCTTATTTCCAGGGAGCTAAAACAGTACTCAATGATATTTGTGTGCTCAAGTTTAGCAACATTGGTGTCCGCGCATGGGCAACCTATTATGGTGGAAGCGGTAGTGATAACGGTTATTCTATAACCACTGATGACAACAATAATGTATTTGTTACCGGGGAAAGTTTTTCTGCCAATTTTCCAATATTCAATCCAGGGGGTGGAACTTATTTCCAAGCTATCAATGCAGGTGGCAATGATGCTTTTATTTTAAAGTTTAGCAATACGGGAGTTCGCCTATGGGCAAGTTATTATGGAGGAAATTTTGATGAAACCGGCGAATCCATCAAAACCGATGGCAGCGGAAATGTTTTCATCACAGGACACACACGCTCTACAAATTTTCCTACACAAAATCCCGGAGGTACTACCTGGTTTCAGGCAGCTAATGCAGGTGGAGGAATTCCTATTGATGTTTTTATAGTGAAATGCACAAATGCGGGATTACTTCTATGGTCGACATATTATGGCGGAACTGGTCGGGACTTTGGAATGTCTCTTGTAACGGATGGAAGTGGCAATGTGCTTATAACCGGATGGACGGATTCTCCTAACTTTCCCACACTCAATCCCGGAGGCGGTTCGTATTATCAGGCAGCTAATGCCGGCGGATTCAGTGATATTCTTATTCTGAAATTTACGAATGTAGGTGTTCTTTTATGGTCAACTTATTATGGCGGAAATGCACTTGATCAAGGCGAAGCCATTACTATCGATGGCAATGGCAATATTTTTATTGGGGGAAATACAGGTTCCCCTGATTTTCCCACCCTGAACTCCGGTGGTAGTTCTTATTACCAAGGAGCTTTGGGTGGCGGATGGTATGATTTGATAATACTGAAATTTAACAACTCGGGAGCCCTTATTTGGGCAACATATTATGGTGGAACAGGAACTGACAGTATGTTCGGCGGATATGAACGAGATTGTCAAATGATTACGGACTGTTCCGGGAATATTTATCTCACCGGGTGTACAACCTCTAATAACTTTCCAACATTAAATCCGGGTAGTGGATTTTTTGTCGGAGCTTACTCCGGTGGAGGTACATATGGAGATGTATTTATTCTGCAGTTCAATAATAGCGGAGTTCGTCTTTGGGCAACTTACAATGGCACTTCTTCTGATGACCATGGAAATGCTTTAGCGGTTGACCCAACCGGCTGCCTCTTGGTTGTTGGAGAATGGAAAAATACCGGAAGCAACGGACTGACAAACCCCGGTGGCGGCGCTTACTATGATAATGCATGGGGCGGCTCGGATGATAGCTTTATCATGAAATTTTCCTCTTCTAATTTTCTTTCCGTCACGGCCGTATCCACTAATGCAAGCTGTGGGACAAATGGCAGCGCGATAGCTTCAGCTACAGGCGGCATAAGTACATTAACTTACAGCTGGAGTAATGGAACAACCGGTCAAACTGCCACAGGCCTTGCTGCGGGTAATTATACCGTAACAGTAACCGATGCGAACAGCTGTACTATTACTGCGACTGCTACCGCCACAATAATTTCCCCACCATCTTTAACTGGACAATTTACCAAAGCCACAGCGAACTGTAGCGGCTGTGGTTGTAAAGAATGGATTATGATAACTGCAAGCGGCGGGACAAGCCCATACACCTATACTTGGCCCGATGGATATGATAAAAGATATAAAAATCATCTTTGCCCTGGTGCATACACAATAAATATAAAAGACAAAAATGGCTGTAGTATAGATGTTAGTCTCACTGCACCCTGA
- a CDS encoding DUF1295 domain-containing protein: MDKHSLLQMVAASLAACCLVMVFVWLWACKIKNAGVVDIFWAFNFAVIAIVCYLLGSGFDVRKALICGMVIIWSSRLGIYLLIRVGSHLAEEEGRYKQLRKEWQPHPDRKFFGFFQMQAASNVYLAIPFFIICLNPNPELLISEKAGFFIWLVAIIGEAAADWQLKKFKNDPGNKGKVCQSGLWNYSRHPNYFFEWMIWVSYFTFALASPYGWISVTCPLTMLFLIFKLTGIPMTEEQSIRSKGDAYREYQRTTSAFVPRFKKN; the protein is encoded by the coding sequence ATGGATAAGCATTCCCTCCTTCAAATGGTTGCAGCTTCCCTTGCTGCTTGCTGTTTAGTAATGGTTTTTGTTTGGTTATGGGCTTGTAAAATAAAAAACGCAGGGGTCGTGGACATTTTCTGGGCCTTTAATTTTGCCGTGATTGCGATCGTTTGTTACTTGCTTGGAAGCGGATTCGATGTTCGTAAAGCTCTTATTTGCGGCATGGTTATAATATGGAGTTCGCGGCTGGGTATTTATCTTCTTATCCGCGTCGGTTCACACCTTGCAGAAGAAGAAGGCCGCTACAAACAATTGCGTAAAGAATGGCAACCCCACCCGGACAGGAAATTTTTTGGCTTCTTTCAAATGCAGGCCGCGTCGAATGTTTACCTGGCAATTCCTTTTTTTATCATCTGTCTTAACCCCAATCCTGAATTATTAATATCCGAAAAAGCCGGGTTCTTTATATGGCTTGTCGCTATAATTGGTGAAGCTGCTGCCGATTGGCAGCTAAAAAAATTCAAAAATGATCCCGGCAACAAAGGCAAGGTTTGCCAATCGGGACTTTGGAATTATTCCCGTCACCCTAATTATTTTTTTGAATGGATGATATGGGTCAGCTACTTTACTTTTGCCCTGGCCTCTCCTTATGGATGGATATCCGTTACATGTCCGTTAACAATGTTGTTCCTGATCTTTAAACTTACCGGCATACCAATGACAGAAGAACAATCAATCCGTTCAAAGGGAGATGCGTACAGGGAATACCAGCGTACAACAAGTGCTTTTGTACCCCGGTTTAAAAAAAATTAA
- a CDS encoding FAD-dependent oxidoreductase, with product MESLAIIGTGIAGMTCAHYLHKKYNITIYEKNNYVGGHTNTITVDEDGTQIYIDTGFMVFNHATYPLLTKLFKDLNVPTKPTSMSFSVQHMPSGLEYSGSGLNGLFAQRKNIFSRKYISMLGQIARFNTESVKILDDPTYQDHSIEEYIKEMKYGDDMLWKYLIPMSSAVWSTPMDKMLQFPAVTLIRFFKNHGFLGLNTQHQWYTVVNGSKTYSDIIIEPFKNSIEVNNATVQLGRTNGKAIVITKNGTKKEFDKVILACHGDEALQLLAQPTLQELQLLQPFKYQKNTATLHTDHSVMPKLKRVWSSWNYRIEQKTLHPSTTYWMNNLQHVSKSKDYFVSINDPGNIDEKKIIKRIDYTHPLFDVAAIKAQKELSLLNAMGPIYFCGSYFRYGFHEDALWSANKLCQKLNELLPV from the coding sequence ATGGAATCTTTAGCAATCATAGGAACAGGAATAGCAGGAATGACTTGTGCACATTACCTGCACAAAAAATATAACATTACGATTTATGAAAAGAATAACTATGTGGGTGGTCATACAAATACGATTACTGTTGATGAAGATGGAACTCAAATTTACATAGATACCGGCTTCATGGTATTTAATCACGCCACCTACCCTCTGCTTACTAAGCTGTTCAAGGATCTGAATGTTCCAACCAAACCAACCTCCATGTCATTCAGCGTGCAGCATATGCCAAGCGGACTTGAATATTCGGGCTCAGGACTAAACGGTTTATTCGCTCAACGGAAAAATATTTTTAGTAGGAAATATATATCAATGCTTGGACAGATTGCACGTTTCAATACTGAAAGCGTTAAAATACTTGATGACCCAACATACCAAGACCATTCTATCGAGGAGTATATTAAAGAAATGAAGTATGGCGATGACATGTTATGGAAGTACCTCATTCCGATGAGTTCCGCGGTATGGTCAACCCCAATGGATAAAATGCTGCAATTCCCCGCGGTAACATTGATCCGCTTTTTTAAAAATCATGGATTTCTTGGTCTCAATACACAACATCAATGGTATACTGTAGTTAATGGAAGTAAAACATATAGCGACATTATTATTGAACCATTTAAAAATAGTATTGAAGTGAACAATGCAACGGTACAATTAGGTCGAACAAATGGAAAAGCAATTGTCATAACAAAAAATGGAACAAAGAAGGAATTCGACAAAGTTATTCTGGCCTGTCATGGAGATGAAGCATTACAACTACTTGCACAACCTACATTACAGGAACTACAATTATTGCAACCATTTAAGTATCAAAAAAACACAGCCACACTTCATACTGATCATTCAGTTATGCCTAAACTGAAACGCGTTTGGTCATCCTGGAATTACAGAATTGAACAAAAGACTTTACACCCCTCTACCACATATTGGATGAATAACCTGCAACATGTTTCAAAAAGTAAAGACTATTTTGTATCGATCAATGATCCGGGAAATATTGATGAGAAAAAAATAATCAAGCGAATTGATTACACACACCCATTATTTGATGTCGCAGCCATAAAAGCACAAAAGGAATTATCTTTATTAAATGCAATGGGGCCGATTTATTTCTGTGGAAGCTATTTCAGATATGGTTTTCATGAAGATGCGTTGTGGTCGGCAAATAAATTGTGTCAAAAACTGAATGAACTCCTGCCTGTATAA
- a CDS encoding LptF/LptG family permease: protein MKTLYRFTLKSYVGPFIATFCIAIFVLLMQFIWLYIDDLVGKGLEWYILAKFLFYVSVTLVPMALPLAILLSSLMTFGNLAENYELVAMKSAGLSLQKIMRPLTITSIAISLTAFYFANNVLPWA, encoded by the coding sequence ATGAAAACCCTCTACAGATTTACATTAAAATCATACGTTGGCCCGTTTATAGCTACTTTCTGCATAGCCATATTTGTGCTCCTTATGCAATTCATCTGGCTGTATATTGATGACCTTGTAGGTAAAGGGCTTGAATGGTATATATTGGCTAAATTTTTATTCTATGTAAGTGTTACGCTGGTACCGATGGCTTTACCTCTCGCCATTTTATTATCTTCACTGATGACATTTGGCAACCTGGCTGAAAACTATGAGCTTGTTGCCATGAAATCGGCCGGCCTTTCACTCCAGAAGATCATGCGGCCGTTAACCATCACATCAATCGCGATAAGCCTCACTGCCTTTTATTTTGCCAATAATGTGCTGCCATGGGCC